One segment of Maridesulfovibrio ferrireducens DNA contains the following:
- a CDS encoding ABC transporter permease — translation MSQRKRIPFQHPDSPTDIAAQVVLPFDKSLEISLKSIKSRFLRNMVTVTSLILAVSFFAYVLIGSDISNGIYNSGQHDLIKILDKTGYQPGGSAKERWIVILSLLVCTVGIINAQLMAVTERFREIGTMKCLGALDSFVLRLFVLEASMQGVVGSLLGAIFGGLIAILLAMTSFGWGAITFLPVAEVGISILYSIGVGFGLSLIGVLYPAMIAARMRPIEAMRVEE, via the coding sequence ATGTCACAGCGAAAACGAATACCTTTCCAACATCCTGATTCACCGACAGATATTGCTGCTCAGGTAGTTCTTCCCTTTGATAAATCACTGGAAATCAGCCTTAAAAGTATAAAATCTAGATTTCTAAGAAATATGGTGACAGTAACAAGCCTTATACTTGCTGTTTCCTTTTTCGCATATGTTCTCATCGGCAGTGATATTTCAAACGGGATATACAACTCCGGTCAGCATGACCTGATTAAAATCCTTGATAAAACAGGCTATCAGCCCGGTGGAAGTGCAAAAGAGCGATGGATTGTAATTCTTTCACTTCTGGTCTGCACAGTTGGTATTATTAACGCTCAGCTCATGGCTGTAACCGAAAGATTCCGCGAAATCGGCACCATGAAATGCCTCGGAGCGCTCGATAGTTTCGTTCTGAGACTATTTGTCCTTGAAGCGTCAATGCAAGGAGTTGTGGGTTCATTGTTAGGAGCAATCTTCGGAGGTTTAATAGCCATCCTGCTGGCAATGACAAGTTTTGGGTGGGGTGCCATCACCTTTCTGCCAGTCGCAGAAGTAGGTATTTCAATTCTTTATTCCATAGGTGTAGGCTTTGGATTAAGCCTGATTGGAGTTCTCTACCCGGCTATGATTGCCGCACGCATGCGTCCCATTGAGGCTATGCGGGTTGAAGAATAA
- a CDS encoding polysaccharide deacetylase family protein, whose amino-acid sequence MSYRPISSIWKNDISELIESFESWWIKLEQLIPEKGCNVFFRADDIGYPGKQFSTMIDVFKNKKVPLALAVVPAWVNQDRIQKLFEKLGPDMSLWCMHQHGYRHMNQEKSGKKFEFGPSRDHNKMTAELTKGKQKLNKLLGSSMCPIFTPPWNRCSTETMTCLIELGFVAISRCINVSPYPPKGLPDLPINIDLHTIKEKDPKAGIKTLMNQIEHAVQSDYAGFMLHHQRMNKTSVKFLDFLLAKIAETPSLRIQDIRDILPK is encoded by the coding sequence ATGTCATACCGCCCTATTTCTTCAATCTGGAAAAATGATATTTCCGAATTAATCGAATCATTTGAATCTTGGTGGATAAAACTGGAGCAGCTTATCCCGGAAAAAGGTTGCAATGTTTTCTTTAGAGCGGACGACATAGGTTATCCGGGAAAACAATTTTCAACCATGATTGATGTTTTCAAGAACAAGAAAGTACCGCTCGCGCTCGCTGTTGTACCTGCATGGGTTAATCAAGACAGAATCCAAAAGTTATTTGAAAAACTCGGGCCTGACATGTCGCTCTGGTGCATGCACCAACATGGCTACAGACATATGAATCAGGAGAAATCCGGTAAAAAATTTGAATTCGGGCCATCGCGTGACCACAATAAAATGACCGCGGAACTTACCAAAGGAAAACAAAAACTTAATAAACTCCTCGGCAGCAGTATGTGCCCTATATTTACCCCTCCGTGGAATCGCTGCTCGACTGAAACCATGACTTGTCTTATAGAATTAGGTTTCGTTGCAATTTCGAGATGTATCAATGTCTCCCCGTATCCTCCAAAAGGATTGCCCGATCTTCCAATTAATATCGACCTTCATACTATCAAAGAAAAAGATCCCAAGGCCGGCATTAAAACTCTGATGAATCAAATCGAACATGCAGTGCAGTCAGATTATGCAGGATTTATGCTGCATCACCAACGTATGAATAAAACATCCGTTAAATTTTTAGATTTTCTTTTGGCAAAAATAGCCGAAACGCCTTCGCTTCGAATTCAAGATATAAGAGATATACTGCCGAAATAA